The stretch of DNA ACTTAAAGGCTTTCTTATAAACGTCAGGTTCGTATTCTTTAAACCAGAGGATTTTAGGCGTGGAATAGGTCGGCTCAAAAGGGTTTCCACTGATTTCAAAAATCCTATCGTGTCCATACTTCTCAAGTACTTTTCTGGATATTTCCGACGCTCTTGTATCCATCCATATGGGCGTATTGTACAGTACATTGCCCTCTTTATCCACAGGAATTGCTGACCAGCTCTGTCCATCTACTCCTATGCCTGCTATTTGCTTCGGGTCAATCTTCGCCGTGTTAATTGCCTCACGGACTGCATCACAAATTCCTTTCCACCATTCCTGCGGATTTTGTTCTACATATCCAGGTGCCGGATAGTAGACAGGATATTCCTTTGTGGATTGGGCAATGACTTTACCTTCAAGATCAAAGAGCGCTACCTTACAGGCTGAGGTTCCAATATCAATTCCCAATAAAAGTTTCTCCATAACATTACTCTCCATTATTACAACTTGTAATTATGATGTGTCATAGTGGGGAGTGGACAGTGGGGAGTGTTTTTTGAACTTGATCGGTAATTTACTCCCCACTCCTCACTCCCCACTACTTCGCACTTTAAATATAAAATGACGCAGGTAACAGATTAATCAAAAAATTTATTGCCTATTGCCTGCTATAATTGATTATTAACGTTAAATATAGTATCTTTTCTTTATAGCTAAACGTTTCGTTTTAAGCCGTAAAGAAAATTACACACCCCTGATTTCATCTGCTAGTCCACTACAGCTACAAAGACGAATTTTCTCCCTCACTACTTTCTTTACAGCTTCCTTTGCTGCCCCCATATATTTTCTTGGGTCGTTTTCCTTGGGATTACTTCTAAAACACTCCTGTATCGCTTGAGCCATAGGAAGCTTAAGCTCTGTCGCAATATTTATTTTACAGATTCCTCTTTTAACAGCCTCTTTGATGCTGTCATCCGGAACTCCTGATGCTCCATGGAGAACCAGAGGTAAATCTACAAGATTTCTTATAGCAGATAATCTTTCAAAATCCAGTTTCGGCTCTCCCTTATATACGCCATGGGCAGTACCAATGGCAATTGCCAGCGTATCGATACCTGTAGCTTCTACGAAATCCTTGGCTTCTTCGGGTACGGTAAAGGTAGCTTCCCGCTCATCCACCGTCATATCGTCCTCGGTACCGCCAATCCTCCCCAATTCTCCCTCAACAGCTACTCCGGCAAAATGAGCCATCTCAACCACTTTTTTTACCAGAGCAACATTCTCTTGATAGGGAAGCTCTGCACCATCAATCATTACGGAAGTGTAACCATTTTGAATACACTGGACAATCATTTTATAAGATGGACAATGGTCTACATGAAGAGCAACAGGAACATCATAGATTTTTGCTGCCTCTTTTACACAAGCTGCTACAAAAGGAATTCCGGCATGTTTTAAAGTACCCGGAGTCGTCTGAATGATAACAGGTGCCCTTTCTTCTGCCGCCCCCTCTACTACAGCCTGGATCGTCTCCATGTTATGGACATTAAAAGCGGCAATCGCTACACCTTTTTCTTGTGCCTTTCGTATAAAAGACAATGGGTTTATCAGTGACATATGATATCAATCCCCCCTCTAAGCTTATATATAACTTTAAACGTTTCGCATTGCAGTTAAAAAAATTTTTTATCCTGTAAGCTTACTAACTGACTCTTTTAGCAGAATCTCGGTCTTTAGCCGATAAATTGCAGGAAAATTGCTTCGATCTCCTTTTAGCCTTTTTAATAAAACCTCTGCAGCAGTTTCACCAATTTGCTGCATTGGCTGGACAACAATGGAAAGAGGCGGCTTAACGATCTTGGCCATTTGTATATTATCAAATCCAATGATAGACAGCTCCTCAGGAACCTTTATGTCCCTTTCATTAATTGCCATGATAGCGCCTAGGGTCATCTCATAGTTGGTAACAAATACAGCCGTAGGCCGGGGATTATTATCTATTAATTCTAAAAGAAGCTTATACCCGCTTTCTATTTTATAATCACCATATTTAATCAGACTGCGGTCAACTTCCATTGCATAATCTTCATGCACCCTTAAATACCCTTTTAGTCTCTCCTGCGCAGTGTAAATATTCTCAGGACCGCTAATAATGCCTATTTTTTTATGCCCCCTCATAATAAACTGCTCCGCTGCATCATAAGCCGCATTAAGATTGTCGGTTAATACTACGTCACAGCTAATGCCTTTTAACATCCTATCTATCAGCACAATGGGAATATTTTTTTCAATAGCTCCTTTTATGCATTCAATGTTTTTGCCGGAGGGGACCATGACAATACCATCTACCAGCTTATTGATAAGAAAATCGAATTTTTCCTTTTCCAGCTTTTCATCTTCACGATAATCACAAAGGATGGCACTATATCCATTTTGTATAAGTATGTTTTCAATGTTGGATACTATACTTGTAAAAAATATGTTTTCCAGACTCGGGATCAGAATTCCTACCGTCATGGTACGGTTAGTCTTCAGCCCCCGGGCGATTTCATTAATCTTATAATCCAGAACCTTTATCGCTTCTTCAATCAGTTCCTTATTTTGCTCCAGGACATTACCGCCATTTAGATATTTTGAAATGGTTGCAATAGAAAGTCCTGTATATTTAGCTACATCTCTTATTGTTGCTATTTTTCTCACCTCTATCGCGAAACGTTTAGTTCTGATTTTATTTTATCAGTAATTTATTTTTTCGTCAATTATTTTTTTGATGGTGGCGGACATGTCAAGGGGGCGTGTCAAGGGGACGGGGGGCGTGTCAAGGGGACGGGGTTATTGACAACCTATAGATTAGGAGGTGTTGTCAACAACCCCGTCCCCTTGACAGTCCAAGTATTTCGGTTACTATTAATGCCTGTTCAGGCTTTACAACCGGTTCTGTATCATTTAATATGCACTCAATCCAAAGTCTAGCTTCCATATCGGCGGCACTTTCCTCACTGCCATCATAGAAATCAACACCCTTGGCGTCCAACGAAGGAGTGGTGGTATACAGTCTGCCAAATTCAACTCCGTTGATGCGCAGTCCATCCATCATGTCCGCTCCGGCTTTGGTCCCACATAAGGTTGTTCTGGCCTCTCCAGTCTGCAGTGTATTAAGCGCCCAACTGGATTCTAGTATAATGGTTGCGCCATTTTCCATTGTAATAAATAAAAGACGGTTTTCAAACCCGCCAAAACCAGCGAATAGAAAACCGTCTCCAGATTTTTATTTGATTATCCTAAATACATATTGCACCTATTTTTAGTTCTCAATTGTTTTTATCATCCAAACCTACCCGTAATGTAGTCCTCCGTACGTTTATCATCAGGATTGCTGAAAATCTTAACCGTCGGGTTATACTCTACCACTTCTCCATGTAAGAAAAATGCTGTATTGTCCGATATACGCCCTGCCTGCTGCATGTTGTGAGTAACAATTATAATGGTATACTGCTCTTTAAGTTCTGTAGCCAGGTCTTCTATTTTTAATGTAGAAATAGGGTCAAGGGCTGATGTAGGTTCATCCATTAGCAACACTTCCGGTTCTACCGCCAAAGCTCTTGCAATACAAACCCTTTGCTGCTGTCCTCCTGACAATCCTAAGGCATTCTTTTTTAAATGGTCTTTTACTTCATCCCATATTGCTGCTGCCCTTAAGCTCTTTTCTACAATTTCATCTAATACGGCTTTCTGGGAAATACCATGGATCCTTGGACCATAGGCTATATTATCATATATACTCATTGGAAATGGATTGGGCTTTTGAAATACTAATCCCACCTTTTTTCTTAGCTGAATTACATCTACATCTTCATATATATTCTGACCGTCCAGTCTTACTTCTCCTGTAATTTTACACCCTTCCACCAGATCATTCATACGATTTAAAGTTTTCAGGAAAGTGGATTTTCCACATCCGGAAGGACCAATAAATGCCGTGATTTGCCTTTCAGGAATTTCCATATTAATTGATTTTAATGCTTGAAAATCTCCATAAAACAGGTTCAGATCCTTAATCGAAAATTTCGTATTACTCATATTTACACTCCTTTTGCTTTTCCTATATTATATTCAATCAACCATTTATTCCTAAATATATTCAATTGCATCAAAAATTCACCTTATCAATTATATTACATATCACTTTTTGGATTTCATTATAAGTTCATTAAAATGTGCATGCAATTTTCAATAATTTTAAAATACTGCAAATAGATCGCTGCACTTTCATTTAATAAGCACATAAGACTTTATAATATGTCCAATACTTAAAATAACTACTGCTAAATGTGGGAAATCTCTTAGGTCAATACAATGTTTTACCAATCCTTATGTGAAAATTATGCTCCTAAATCTAATTTCATATAGTATGTATTATCCACATCAGGTGGTTCCGACAAAATAAATATATAACTTCCGCTTATATCAACGTAATTATACTTCAATATTGTATACTTGTAAAGTTTTTTAATACTACTTCCCTCATTATTCTTATATGGGTTGTAGTGCCAAATATTCAAATATTTAAATGCTCATCTTTATATATCGTCTGTTTAAATTTAACATAAACTTAACAAACTATTAATACACACTTAAAAAAGGACAACTATTATTATGTTTGTCCAATTACTTCAAAAATTAATTTAAAAAATTTAGGAGGTTAATACCATGAATTTAAGAAAATCCGCATTGATTCTTTTAACTCTTGTCGTGGCAATTTCCTTGGTATTTGCAGGTTGCTCTTCAAATGCTACAAAGACAGAACCAGAAAAAACCGGACCAGCAAAAACAGAGGCTCCACAGAAAGAAGAACCTAAAAAAGAAGAAATTAGCGGCTCTATCGTATCTCTTGGTTCAACTGCAATGCAGCCGTTGGTAGAAGAAGCTGCAAAGCAATTCATGTCTAAGAATCCAAAAGCTCAAATCCAGGTTCAAGGCGGCGGTAGTGGTACCGGATTAAGTCAGGTAAGCTCCGGCGGTGCAAACATCGGCAACTCCGACGTATTTGCTGAGGAAAAGATAAAAGAAAAAGAAGTGGTTGCTTCATTAGTAGACCATAAAATTGCTGTAGTAGGTATGGCTGCAGTTGCCCATAAAGATGTTGGTGTTGATAACTTAACAAAACAACAATTAATTGATATTTTCACCGGTAAGATTACCAACTGGAAAGACGTTGGTGGAAAAGACCTTAAGATCACTCTGGTTAACAGACCTAAGAGCTCCGGTACAAGAGCAACCTTCAAAAAATATGCTCTTGACGGTGCTGAAGAAGCTGAAGGCATCACTGAAGAATCTTCCGGAACAGTTAGAAAAATTATTAGTGAAACTCCTGGTGCTATCGGTTATCTTGCCTTCTCCTATTTTGATGATTCAGTAAAGCCTTTAAAATTAGATGGCGTTGAACCAACAGAAGAAAATGTTATTACCGGTAAATTCCCTATCTGGGCATATCAACACAGCTATACTAAAGGTAAGCCAGAAGGTTTAACTAAAGCATTCCTTGACTTTATGATGAGTGCCGAGGTTCAAGAAACAATTATTCCAAAACTCGGATATATTTCTGCCACAAAAATGAAGGTTGAGAGAGACGCAAGTGGCAAGATTACAAATAAATAATCGATTTTAGTACTTAATATTCATATCATAATTGGACTGTACTAAAAGGGGGGCAAATTCAAAATTTTTGCTCCTCTTTAGTGCTGTCTAAATGGTGGATGTATATTACTTATATACTATAATTATCCACATAAAATAAAATGTGAAGGAATGATTATATTGATTAGAACAACGAGAGAAAACGATAAGGTAAAAGATGTTTCGTCTTTAAACGCCAAATATTATGACACTAAAAATAAAATTGTTGCAAGCATAGGTAAATATTACACTTACTCCTGCATTTTTTTTAGTATTATGATTATTACTTTCCTTACCTATTTTATTGCTTCCAAAGGCCTATCGACTTTTTTGAAAGATGGAGTAAGTTTATTTGATTTTTTATTAGGAACTGAATGGAAACCGGAACATGAGAATACTCCAAAATTTGGAGCCTTTGCATTTATTTTTGGTTCCTTTGCAGTAACTCTACTGTCTGTATCTCTCAGTACTCCCTTAAGTGTCGGTGCGGCAATTTTTATGGCAGAAATAAGTCCTAAATCAGGATCTAGGTTTCTACAACCGGTTATTGAGTTATTAGTGGGAATACCTTCTGTTGTCTACGGCTTTATTGGTTTATCTGTTATTGTTCCATTTATGAGAAATACCTTTGGTGGAACCGGTTTTTGCCTGGCATCCGGGACACTTGTTTTGACAATCATGATCTTACCCACTATTACAAGTGTTTCCTATGATTCGCTAAAAGCGCTGCCCGGTGGCCTTAAAGATGCCTCTTATGCCCTTGGAGCAACAAGGTGGCAAACCATTTACCGAGTCTTAATTCCAACCGCTTTGCCCAGCATATTGACTGGGGTTGTTCTTGGGATGGCACGTGCTTTTGGAGAAGCACTCGCAGTACAAATGGTTATAGGAAACGTGCAAAGACTGCCAAATTCTATTTTTGACTCAATAAGCACACTTACCAGCATTCTTACTTTGGAAATGAGTAATACAATCGCAGGGACAACATATAATAATGCATTGTGGTCCATGGCTCTTATACTGCTTCTGATGTCATTCATCTTTATCTTTATCATAAGAATTTTAGGGAAAGGAAGTAAGTTAAATGAACGTTAAGGTAACCGATAAAATTGCTACAATAATATTCTATACAATTGCAATCGTTATTACGTTAATATTAGTTGGCTTATTGAGTTTTATCCTTGTAAAGGGTTTGTCCGGCATATCATGGGGTTTTCTGACAAAACCGCCCGAAAATATGAAAGCTGGCGGTGGAGTTGGCCCACAAATATTTAATTCATTTTTCCTGCTTTTTCTTACCATGCTCTTTACTGTTCCGGTTGGTATTGGCGGTGGAATATATATGGCCGAATATTCGAAACCAAATATTGTTACTAATATAGCAAGACTTGTTATTGAAGTTTTATCTTCTCTTCCTTCAATTGTGGTAGGGTTATTTGGTTTACTGATTTTTGTTCAAAAGATGGGGATGGGATTCTCTTTATTTTCCGGGGCCTTAGCCCTAATGATATTCAATCTCCCTTTAATGGTCCGTATTACCGAACAATCTTTGAGGGCGGTACCGGTAGAACAAAAGGAAGCAAGTCTTGCAATGGGTATTTCCCACTGGAAAACAATTGTATCTATCATGCTCCCTATAGCCCTTCCAGGGATCATCACGGGAACAATATTAACAGCCGGAAGAGCATTTGGTGAAGCTGCTGCACTAATGTTTACTGCAGGAATGAGCTCCCCACCTCTGGATTTTACAAATTGGAACCCACTATCAGCAAATTCACCTATAAACCCTTTTAGACCGGCTGCAACCCTTGCTGTTCATATCTGGAAGGTTAATAGTGAAGGTCTGACCCCCGACGCCAAACAAATCGCTGCCTCAGCTTCAGCAGTTCTTATTACATGTGTATTGTTTTTTAATTTATTATCACGATTGGTCGGAAAATTGATTTACAAGAAATTTACAGCTGCATAACTTATTTTTATAGAGAGTATTCTTAGGAGGATAATATGGTTACTCATAATAATATTTCATTTGCTGAAAAGGATATTGCTATTGAAACACGGAATCTAAATATATACTATGGTGCCAAGCATGCAATTAAAAACCTTAGCATGCAAATTAAAAAGTTAGATATTACGGCCTTTATTGGTCCTTCAGGATGTGGAAAATCCACCTATCTGCGTGCCCTGAATAGAATGAATGATTTAATACCGATTGCTAAAACTACAGGAGAAATTTTATTTGATGGACAAAATATTTGTGACAAAAATATAGACCTTGCAAAAATCCGGCAAAAAATTGGGATGGTATGGCAAAAACCCAATCCATTTAATAAGTCAATTTACGAAAACATCGTATTTGCACTTAAGTATTATGGAATCAAACAAAAACACGTACTAGATGAAATTGTTGAAGATAGTTTGAAAAAAGTAGCTTTGTGGGATGAAGTCAAGGACCGACTGCATAAATCCGCATTGGCATTATCCGGCGGGCAGCAGCAAAGGCTTTGTATTGCCCGTGCAATCGCTACCAAGCCTGAGATTTTGCTTCTGGACGAACCTACTTCTGCTCTAGACCCCATTTCATCTGCAAAAATTGAAGAACTGCTTTTTGAGTTAAAAAAAGATTATACAATTATTATAGTTACCCATAATATGCAACAAGCCGGAAGAATCTCCTCTTATACCGCTTTCTTTTTAATGGGGGACCTTATTGAGTATAATGAAACAAATGTGATATTTACCAACCCAGTTATAGATAAGACCAATGATTATATTATGGGACGATTCGGCTGATATCTGAAAAGTCACCCTCTCCTTCTTAATGGGTGGCTTAAAAAATATACATGTAAATTTTTTAGGTTATATTTTCCAACTGTTATTCTTTTTACAAAGGAGACTCGTGATAATGCGCATAAGAAAATACTTTCCAAATATCATAAGATTTACAAACAAATTAAAAGAACGGCATACTAAAATTTTACCTAAAAAGGGTACTGATATCATTAAACTTGAAGGCATTATAAAGTTTCTAAATAATTTTAAACTGAAGAATCTTTTAT from Petroclostridium xylanilyticum encodes:
- the pstA gene encoding phosphate ABC transporter permease PstA, translated to MNVKVTDKIATIIFYTIAIVITLILVGLLSFILVKGLSGISWGFLTKPPENMKAGGGVGPQIFNSFFLLFLTMLFTVPVGIGGGIYMAEYSKPNIVTNIARLVIEVLSSLPSIVVGLFGLLIFVQKMGMGFSLFSGALALMIFNLPLMVRITEQSLRAVPVEQKEASLAMGISHWKTIVSIMLPIALPGIITGTILTAGRAFGEAAALMFTAGMSSPPLDFTNWNPLSANSPINPFRPAATLAVHIWKVNSEGLTPDAKQIAASASAVLITCVLFFNLLSRLVGKLIYKKFTAA
- a CDS encoding phosphate ABC transporter substrate-binding protein, which produces MNLRKSALILLTLVVAISLVFAGCSSNATKTEPEKTGPAKTEAPQKEEPKKEEISGSIVSLGSTAMQPLVEEAAKQFMSKNPKAQIQVQGGGSGTGLSQVSSGGANIGNSDVFAEEKIKEKEVVASLVDHKIAVVGMAAVAHKDVGVDNLTKQQLIDIFTGKITNWKDVGGKDLKITLVNRPKSSGTRATFKKYALDGAEEAEGITEESSGTVRKIISETPGAIGYLAFSYFDDSVKPLKLDGVEPTEENVITGKFPIWAYQHSYTKGKPEGLTKAFLDFMMSAEVQETIIPKLGYISATKMKVERDASGKITNK
- a CDS encoding LacI family DNA-binding transcriptional regulator, which codes for MRKIATIRDVAKYTGLSIATISKYLNGGNVLEQNKELIEEAIKVLDYKINEIARGLKTNRTMTVGILIPSLENIFFTSIVSNIENILIQNGYSAILCDYREDEKLEKEKFDFLINKLVDGIVMVPSGKNIECIKGAIEKNIPIVLIDRMLKGISCDVVLTDNLNAAYDAAEQFIMRGHKKIGIISGPENIYTAQERLKGYLRVHEDYAMEVDRSLIKYGDYKIESGYKLLLELIDNNPRPTAVFVTNYEMTLGAIMAINERDIKVPEELSIIGFDNIQMAKIVKPPLSIVVQPMQQIGETAAEVLLKRLKGDRSNFPAIYRLKTEILLKESVSKLTG
- the pstC gene encoding phosphate ABC transporter permease subunit PstC, with amino-acid sequence MVASIGKYYTYSCIFFSIMIITFLTYFIASKGLSTFLKDGVSLFDFLLGTEWKPEHENTPKFGAFAFIFGSFAVTLLSVSLSTPLSVGAAIFMAEISPKSGSRFLQPVIELLVGIPSVVYGFIGLSVIVPFMRNTFGGTGFCLASGTLVLTIMILPTITSVSYDSLKALPGGLKDASYALGATRWQTIYRVLIPTALPSILTGVVLGMARAFGEALAVQMVIGNVQRLPNSIFDSISTLTSILTLEMSNTIAGTTYNNALWSMALILLLMSFIFIFIIRILGKGSKLNER
- the fba gene encoding class II fructose-1,6-bisphosphate aldolase, with the protein product MSLINPLSFIRKAQEKGVAIAAFNVHNMETIQAVVEGAAEERAPVIIQTTPGTLKHAGIPFVAACVKEAAKIYDVPVALHVDHCPSYKMIVQCIQNGYTSVMIDGAELPYQENVALVKKVVEMAHFAGVAVEGELGRIGGTEDDMTVDEREATFTVPEEAKDFVEATGIDTLAIAIGTAHGVYKGEPKLDFERLSAIRNLVDLPLVLHGASGVPDDSIKEAVKRGICKINIATELKLPMAQAIQECFRSNPKENDPRKYMGAAKEAVKKVVREKIRLCSCSGLADEIRGV
- the pstB gene encoding phosphate ABC transporter ATP-binding protein PstB, yielding MSNTKFSIKDLNLFYGDFQALKSINMEIPERQITAFIGPSGCGKSTFLKTLNRMNDLVEGCKITGEVRLDGQNIYEDVDVIQLRKKVGLVFQKPNPFPMSIYDNIAYGPRIHGISQKAVLDEIVEKSLRAAAIWDEVKDHLKKNALGLSGGQQQRVCIARALAVEPEVLLMDEPTSALDPISTLKIEDLATELKEQYTIIIVTHNMQQAGRISDNTAFFLHGEVVEYNPTVKIFSNPDDKRTEDYITGRFG
- the pstB gene encoding phosphate ABC transporter ATP-binding protein PstB; this translates as MVTHNNISFAEKDIAIETRNLNIYYGAKHAIKNLSMQIKKLDITAFIGPSGCGKSTYLRALNRMNDLIPIAKTTGEILFDGQNICDKNIDLAKIRQKIGMVWQKPNPFNKSIYENIVFALKYYGIKQKHVLDEIVEDSLKKVALWDEVKDRLHKSALALSGGQQQRLCIARAIATKPEILLLDEPTSALDPISSAKIEELLFELKKDYTIIIVTHNMQQAGRISSYTAFFLMGDLIEYNETNVIFTNPVIDKTNDYIMGRFG